The following proteins are co-located in the Clostridia bacterium genome:
- a CDS encoding SEC-C metal-binding domain-containing protein, whose product MSLYENWRSTAYENEQDEKEQKKFWEDYFTMEESIYEKLLSNPTEIVEGTLKDLADKFETDIMLFTGFLDGINDSLVNEMKMEELEESSNVKLEIDFEKLYYNMLAAKAEWLYSLPQWDSILAPEKRKAITKEQRLSGTVIKAVEPGRNDPCSCGSGKKYKKCCGANK is encoded by the coding sequence ATGAGTTTATATGAAAATTGGAGAAGTACGGCATACGAAAACGAACAGGATGAGAAGGAACAAAAAAAGTTTTGGGAAGACTATTTTACAATGGAGGAATCCATATATGAAAAGCTTCTTTCTAATCCAACAGAAATCGTTGAGGGAACATTAAAGGACCTGGCAGATAAGTTCGAGACAGACATCATGCTTTTTACAGGCTTCCTCGATGGTATTAACGACAGCCTTGTTAATGAGATGAAGATGGAAGAACTGGAAGAGTCGAGCAATGTGAAATTAGAGATAGACTTTGAGAAGCTGTATTACAATATGCTTGCAGCAAAGGCTGAATGGCTGTACAGCCTGCCTCAGTGGGACAGCATACTTGCACCTGAGAAAAGAAAGGCGATAACAAAGGAACAGAGACTCTCCGGTACAGTAATAAAGGCAGTAGAGCCGGGAAGAAATGATCCATGCTCCTGTGGAAGCGGAAAGAAGTACAAAAAATGCTGCGGTGCAAATAAATAG
- a CDS encoding PilZ domain-containing protein codes for MNTSGSEAANLVEMRKSKRIDYHSKIQCTKSIYNGETEEYKEPLELMLINVSTGGLGIVSERSFEKGTILILNLTLQEENYKKVAAKVMWTIKNGDMFRYGVEITNISGRLFSHLSRLDNSITTIV; via the coding sequence ATGAATACCAGCGGTTCGGAAGCGGCGAATCTTGTCGAAATGAGGAAGAGTAAAAGGATTGATTATCACTCAAAAATACAGTGCACGAAAAGCATATATAACGGTGAGACTGAGGAATACAAAGAACCTCTTGAGCTCATGCTTATCAATGTATCTACAGGTGGCCTGGGCATAGTATCAGAAAGATCATTTGAAAAAGGTACGATACTGATTCTAAATCTTACTTTGCAAGAGGAGAATTACAAAAAAGTAGCTGCAAAGGTTATGTGGACAATAAAAAATGGTGATATGTTTAGGTATGGTGTGGAGATAACAAATATATCCGGCAGACTGTTCAGCCATTTGAGCCGACTTGACAACAGCATCACAACGATAGTATAA
- a CDS encoding NUDIX domain-containing protein, whose protein sequence is MGNNTLANKQGLTEREFLSQYDAGQYERPSVTVDMLVFTVMNEMKESYRKLPEKTLKVLMVKRGDHPYLGYWALPGGFVNIDESLDKAALRELKEETNIDNIYMEQLYTWGDVGRDPRTRVIGCSYMSLVDSTRLDIKAGDDAEDAAWFGVSYSVVEQKKAVTEKGYLVQSWVRILLRNDCEELSATVKVEKTFVGNVVKVSRELIESNGIAFDHGEIIEYAVGRLRKKIEYTDIAFSLMPECFTLTELQQVYEVILGKELLKANFRRKISDMVVETDEYTKDAGHRPSKLFKYNPNWVEKHFD, encoded by the coding sequence ATGGGAAACAATACTTTGGCTAATAAGCAAGGTCTCACAGAGAGGGAGTTTTTGTCACAATATGATGCAGGGCAATATGAAAGACCATCTGTTACAGTAGACATGCTGGTTTTTACTGTAATGAATGAGATGAAGGAGAGCTACAGGAAGCTTCCAGAAAAGACATTGAAGGTTCTTATGGTGAAGAGGGGCGATCATCCTTATCTCGGTTATTGGGCGCTTCCGGGCGGCTTTGTAAATATTGATGAAAGTCTGGATAAGGCAGCATTAAGAGAATTAAAGGAAGAGACAAACATAGACAATATATATATGGAACAGCTTTATACCTGGGGTGATGTAGGAAGGGACCCGCGCACCAGAGTTATTGGCTGCTCCTATATGTCCCTGGTGGACAGCACCAGGCTTGATATAAAGGCTGGTGATGATGCTGAGGATGCCGCATGGTTTGGAGTAAGTTACAGTGTTGTAGAGCAGAAAAAGGCTGTAACTGAAAAAGGGTACCTAGTGCAGAGCTGGGTAAGGATCCTGCTTCGGAATGACTGCGAGGAGCTCAGTGCCACAGTAAAGGTGGAAAAAACCTTTGTTGGAAATGTGGTTAAGGTAAGCAGGGAGTTAATTGAATCAAATGGTATTGCTTTTGACCATGGGGAGATAATCGAATATGCCGTGGGAAGGCTGAGAAAAAAGATAGAATATACAGACATAGCATTTAGTTTAATGCCGGAATGCTTCACTTTAACAGAGCTGCAGCAGGTATATGAGGTAATACTTGGCAAGGAGCTTCTAAAGGCAAACTTCAGAAGAAAGATATCTGATATGGTTGTGGAAACGGATGAATATACGAAGGATGCCGGTCATAGACCATCCAAGCTTTTCAAGTATAATCCCAACTGGGTTGAAAAGCATTTTGATTAA